GTAGAGATAGCAGGGCATTGTTGCCACCGCTTCACTGATAACTGACACGGCATTCATCACCGCCGGCAGAGATTCCGCTGTACCCGCAGACACATACTCGCCTGAACCGGTATTTGGAATCCCTGCCATCGCCAGAAACTCATCAATGGTCATGCTGCGCTGCTCGAAGGGCTCAGACTTACGGCCAAACGGCCAGATATTCCACATATCAAAGCCCCGCTAATTCAGCCCAGCGGGGACGGTTATCGCCAGCGCGGCGCAGTTCAGGATGTTGGGAGAAAAGCGAACGGTGCGCGATTTCCACACCAGACTCAGGATAAGCAGGCATAGACGTAACTGTGATTTCCCGCAGTTCAGCGGCGGTCACAGTGCGCAGGTATGGAGACCGGCCGATATCCCACGCTTCTTTCAGCGCACGGAAACCAAAACTCATGCCGGAAATATCCCCACGTTCTACCAGCTCCAGCACATCATTCCCAAGCTGGGTATTCGGTGGAGTAAGTTCGAAGCGCAGCCCGGTTCCACGTTTGACCGTCGCACCGCCCACAGATACCAGTTTCTGGTATTCGTTGGTTTTGGTGGTCTTCACCGTGGCAATAGAGCGCATAACGCTCTCATCCAGCAACTGGCGCATGATCTCTTTGTCCAGTTCAGGAATAACGGTATAGCCGCCCTCAGCAGGAACCAGTGTGGAGAGTGAGCGCATGTCCCCCGTCATAATGTAGTGGCGCAGTTCGTCATTGCTCACCGGCTCACCTTCAATGGAAGTACCAGGCAGATTTCGCTGAACGTCGGCAACGGCTTCAAGGCGGGTGATTTCAACTTCAAGCGAATCTGCCTGGGCGCGGAGTTCGTCGAACTTTTTTCCCTCTTCTTCGTTCAGGCTGCGCTTTTCGGTATCGGCTTTGTCCAGCATGGAACGCATCTGAGTTTTAAGTGCAGCTTTCTGCTGGCGTAATTCGAGTAATTTCTTCATGGAGTGGTTTCCGTAACAATTAACGTTGAGACGTGAAACCAGCTCAGAAAAGAGGATGGCCGTTTAACCTTTTTCGGACTCTCTCCGGCTGTCTCGCACAGCTTGGTTAAACGGCCAGTGGCGGCTCACGTCTGAGTGCCACTCCTAAAGATATACATGCAAAATATAAAAAAAGCCCCGTAGAATACGGGGGCATGAATAAGTATATTTGAGCATGAAATATTTACAAAATCAATTAATCTTCTGGTATAAAATATGAAAACCCATAACATCGATAAGTTTTGTTCGACGAGGAGTTACTAACAACTTACCAATTAAATGAACATTTTCTGATTTACTCTCGTGAGCCTTGATGGCCTGTATATAATGCTCCTCATCCAATTCCACAGTAACTTTCCGATTACTCTCGGATGGTTCTGCAATAGTGATCACTCCGCCGATTGAGTTGACATCTCTATTTAAGCGTGTGACAACACCGATAAGATGATAATCTTTGATATAATAGTCATCCGCATAGAAACGTTCTGCCTCTTCAATATATTTAATTTTCTCAGCAGAAATCATCACTTTTCCTCCTTGAAACATAAGTCTCTCAGCGCAAGGTGACTGTTGTACACCAAGTTCAATACTTCTGGATTTATTCTCACCACTCAGACCAATTAATGCGGAACACAACGTCGCATTAACCCCGTCAGTCACTATGGAGCCAAATATTTTAATATCACCTGTCTGTTTATATTTTTCAATGGCTTCATTTAGTTTTGACACGCTGCTCATCAATCTCTCGGTCACAGAACGAGAAAACGGGACCTGGCAATGATCCTGTTGACTATCCTCATCACTGTAAATTGGTGCAACTAAATTTAGAACATAACTACCAACCTCGGTCTGACCCAGTTTTAAACTTGCTAAAAACCTTTCAACAACATCTGGGTTTTTCCCTGTGTATTTCCCTTTTTGGGGTTTAACAATTGACCGAGCTGCAGAAACCATTAGCTCTTTTGTTTTACTGAATAATAATACTCCATCTGAAAATGGAATCTCTCCTCTGGAGACATCTTCATGTATTACTCTTAAACTGATAACATCACTACTGATATTATCAATTTCTTTAATTATATCCTGTTCCTTTTTATTTTCACTTTCACACAGGGTTGCTATTAAATCATCAACCCTATTATCGAAATCTTTTAACTCTGTAGACAAAGGTTGTAAAATTTCATATTCGACATCATTTATTAAATGCCAGACATTAGCTAGTCCAGGTATTTCAGAAGATACAGACCATCCTTTGGAAACAAGATATTTCCCAAAGTCTTCTGTAACTATAAATTTTTTATTGTATAATTTCATATTATACGCTTTCCCTGTTGCTAGCAGCTTTCATCATGTCCTTAAGAAAGGAGGATGTCAATACTTGGGTGACAGGCATTTTTATTGTGACAGAAGATGTATTTTCAGTAGGCTCATAATCTCGAAGCGAACACCAATAACAGCAATTGTGAAGCGACACTCCTCTTTCACTATTTAAAAGCCATTCCGAAACATCTTCTGGTAATTGAAGCAATACTAAATAGCGTGGTGAAAGAACGTTGTCACCAATAAGATCCATATAATTTTTCTTTTTTAATGCGTAAGATATTTTTCCATCTTTAACATCAAAATTTGAGGTGGATTTTAATTGCAGATCGATTTTGGGATTTCTTATTTTTCCGTCAGTAAATCCAGTTCCTTCAATAGTAATATCAACACTATCATCATCAACATCACACCTGGATATTTTGAAGCCTGCATGTGATGCCAGAGCATGTACATAAGCGATGTTAAATTGTTCCATCTGCTTAAATTTGTCCATTTTTCCGCCTGCTGTGCTTTTACAACAATTTT
The Enterobacter pseudoroggenkampii genome window above contains:
- a CDS encoding phage major capsid protein produces the protein MKKLLELRQQKAALKTQMRSMLDKADTEKRSLNEEEGKKFDELRAQADSLEVEITRLEAVADVQRNLPGTSIEGEPVSNDELRHYIMTGDMRSLSTLVPAEGGYTVIPELDKEIMRQLLDESVMRSIATVKTTKTNEYQKLVSVGGATVKRGTGLRFELTPPNTQLGNDVLELVERGDISGMSFGFRALKEAWDIGRSPYLRTVTAAELREITVTSMPAYPESGVEIAHRSLFSQHPELRRAGDNRPRWAELAGL
- a CDS encoding DUF4365 domain-containing protein, producing the protein MDKFKQMEQFNIAYVHALASHAGFKISRCDVDDDSVDITIEGTGFTDGKIRNPKIDLQLKSTSNFDVKDGKISYALKKKNYMDLIGDNVLSPRYLVLLQLPEDVSEWLLNSERGVSLHNCCYWCSLRDYEPTENTSSVTIKMPVTQVLTSSFLKDMMKAASNRESV